The genomic segment TTCCCCCAGCTAGGTGTATCCACTGGGACACCTAGCCCTAAAAAGCTAAGAGATGACTCAGCTATGATAGCCGCCGCCACTTGAAATGTTGCAATTGTTATAACAGGAGCTAAAATATTAGGTAGTATATGTCTGAATAGGAGTCTGCCATCTTTCACCCCAATTGTTTGCGCGGCTATAACAAAATCATGTGTTCTTAGACTAAAAACCTCTGAACGAACTACCCTTGCATACGGTACCCAACCTGTAACTCCTAATATAATAATTAAATTTTGAAGACTTCCGCCAACTACAGCGATAATCGCAAGTGCTAATAAAATAGTTGGAAATGCTAATTGGATATCTGCAATTCTCATAAATACCTGATCCACAAACTTATAGAAACCCGCGAAAAGTCCAACGATTGTCCCTAGAACGCCTGATATAAACATTGCACAAAGTCCAACAACAATAGAAACTTGACTTCCGATTAGGATTCTACTTAGCAAATCTCTTCCTAAATGATCAGTCCCCAGTAAATAGCCTGATTCAGCTCCTTCCAACCAAAGAGGTGGTAAAAAGCGCATTAACAAGTTTTGTTCGTTCGGATCGAAAGGCGCAATAATAGGAGCGAATATAGCTATAAGAACGAAAACCAACAAAGTTATAAATGGAACGTTCATGAACATAAGCTTGTACCTTTGTTTTTTATTGTTTGATAACATATATCAGCCCCCCCTAATTATATTTAATACGCGGATCTATAATAACGTAAAGTATATCTACAATTAAATTAACAAGAACAAAGATTCCAGCCAAAATAATAATAATGGCTTGAACAAGGGGAAAGTCTCTATTATAAATTGACTGAATTAATAGCTGTCCTACTCCTGGCCATGCAAAGACAGTCTCTGTTACAACTGAACCACCTAATAATGCCCCAACCTCTAGTCCGATAATAGTAACTACTGGTAATAAACTATTTCTTAAAGCATGTTTCCCAACAACCATTTTCGGAAGAAGCCCTTTCGCTTTAGCTGTTCGAACATAATCTGAATCTAACGCCTCTCCCAATGAAGATCTAAGCAACCTGGTGACAAGGGCCAAGAGATGCGTCCCTAAAGCGATGGCTGGCAGGATAATAAATAAAGGCCCCCCCACTCCCCCAGTTGGTAATATTTTAAGTGTTATTGAAAATACCAAGACGAGTAATAATCCCACCCAAAAAACGGGGATAGATTGAAGGAGTATCACTGTGGACATAACAACTTTTTCTGAAAACTTACCTTTTTTTACTGCAGTAATAATGCCAGCTGGAATAGCTATGACTAATGAGAAGATCATAGCTGCCCCTCCTAGTTGAATAGTTGCAGGCATTCTTTCTAAGATAAGTTTTAGAGCAGGAAGGTCATATCTCAAAGACATCCCAAAATCCAACTTCAATAAGTTACCTAGAAATATTAAATATTGTTGTATTAATGGCAAGTCTAAACCGAGCGAAGCTCTTAAACCTTGTTCTTGTTCAATCGTTGCATCTGGCGGAAGCATGATAGATACAGGGTCACCAGTCATTCTGGCTATAAAGAAAACGACAGTCGCTACACCAAATAATACAAATACAGCATATAGTAAACGACGAATTATATAGGTTAACACCCTTACACCTCCGACAACAGATTATTTACTAGCTCCGTACATTCTTAAAATCCCAATAGAGTTAGGTTGCCAATTTACGCCTTCCTGAATTCCATAAAGATTATTAATTTGATATAAAAATATGAAAGGTGCTTCCTCTTTAATGATTTCTTGTAATTCCGTGAAAGCTTCTTGTCGAACTTTAGAATCCAAAGACTGCTCCTCGATATCAATTAATTTGTCCACTTTGTCATCTTCCCAACGGTTATATCGTCGATCACTTTTAATATAGGATTGGAAGTTACTCATTGCATCAAGTGTCCATCCAGTATTTCCTTGATAATACATTGGGGATGCTTTCTCAGCTCGTATATTTGAAATGAAGGTTTGGCCATCCATTAGGTTAGCCTCAACATTGACACCTATTTTTTTAAGCTGTGCTGTAATTACTTGTACATTATTACTATCCAAGTTATTGGCATCAAAAGTGATATCGAATCCATCAGGATAGCCAGCTTCATTTAACAATTCTCTAGCTTTTTCTGGATTATACTCATAAGGAGTAATTGATTCATCATAACCAAAGTTCTCTTCTGGAATTAATGTAGTTACTCTTTTTGCTTGACCATCTAGCACAGAATCGATCATCAGATCAACGTCGACAGCATAGTTCAGTGCTTGACGTACTTCTTTTTTATGCAACGGGCTTTCTGGATCTTTTGTATCAAGGCTAATAAAGAATGTTCGTATGCCCTGTTCTGATTTCACGTTAATTTCAGTGTTACCCTCTAACTGTTTCATAATATCTGGTGTAATGCCCGTCGCGATATCAATTTCACCTGCTCGAAGAGCAGCTGCCAAGTTAGCTTCATCTGGGATTGCTCTAAACTTCAGTGTTTTTATTGCTGAAGCACCTTGCCAATAATCTTCAAACGACTCCATTACTACTTCGTTATCCCTTTTCCAAGATACAAACTTAAATGGTCCTGTCCCAATTGGTTGTTCAGCAAAATGTTCTTCTCCATTTTCTTCAATATATTCTTTCGGAACGATTACACCTCCAAATAAAGTAAGCTTATTAGGTAATATCGGATCCGATCCTGCTGTATGTAACTGAACAATATACTCATCAATAACTTCAACTGATTCCACATTACTTAGTTCTACAATTGGTGACTGCGTAGCAGGATCTAGTAAACGTTCAATACTAAACTTCACAGTTTCAGCATTAAATTTTTCACCATTATGAAAAATGACGTCTTCTCTTAATTTAAATTCCCATGTATCCTCATCTACCACTTCCCAAGATTCGGCTAGAGAAGGTGCTAGTTGTTGATCTGAATCCGTTGTAATAAGCGTATCAAACATATTAATAAGAATATTCATGTCTGGCATTTTCCCCTGTTTTTGAGGATCCAAGGTACTAGTATCAGATTGCTGAGCAACAATTAATGTTGTATCTTTCTCTTTGCTAGTTTCTGTAGTTTGGCCCGTTTCTTCCAATCCACAAGCACCTAATATAGTAAGTACCATCAAGATAATAAACAGAAAAGACTTTTTCAACATAAACAACACTCCTCTAATAGTTCAATTTTTTCATTTCACCTGACGTAATGACAGCGACTGGTACAATTTTTTCAATTGGTTTTACGGTATAGCCATAGGCATCCTGATATCCTCCTTCTTCGATATCCTTCTCAAGTTTAAACAAAGTTGCATTGTTCACAAAGTCATCCATTTCACACCAAAGTTGCATATTTAATACGGAAGCAGGTTCTAAGGTTACAGCTTTAATCACTTGTTTTAGACTCATTCCGCAGGCTAGAAGCTTCGTCATCGTTGTCGATAAATCATATACTGGACCATTAATATTTCGAACATGTATATCGGTACTAATTGTAGTTGGAAAATAACCTTTTGATAGAGCTTTTTCACAAACATCTATACTAAAACTTGCTGCTCCATGACCTATATCCATTTTCACGCCTCTGTTTAGTGCATCTTTTAGTGCCTTAATTGGTGTACCATCCTTAAGCCAAGGTTTTCCTAACTTACCGTGATAACAATGCGTGATAATATCATTTTCTTCTAGCAATTCAAGTATGTCCTCAATTACAGGCGGAGCTTCCCCGATATGGACCATTAAAGGTAGTTTTGCTTCTTTAGCCACTAA from the Sporosarcina psychrophila genome contains:
- a CDS encoding amidohydrolase/deacetylase family metallohydrolase → MKNNDEKIVVNIIDPLNDELYIAELIKMGNSYKIMRINEKVKDTPELYLSPGWIDIHTHIYEGFTQISVNPNKVGLAKGVHVLADAGSAGEATLQGLKKYVLPQSDTQIKSWLNISSIGLVHLKEVSKINYLNMDLTLKAINENRDLICGVKVRSSGAIVEEMGIQPLKLAKLVAKEAKLPLMVHIGEAPPVIEDILELLEENDIITHCYHGKLGKPWLKDGTPIKALKDALNRGVKMDIGHGAASFSIDVCEKALSKGYFPTTISTDIHVRNINGPVYDLSTTMTKLLACGMSLKQVIKAVTLEPASVLNMQLWCEMDDFVNNATLFKLEKDIEEGGYQDAYGYTVKPIEKIVPVAVITSGEMKKLNY
- a CDS encoding ABC transporter permease: MLTYIIRRLLYAVFVLFGVATVVFFIARMTGDPVSIMLPPDATIEQEQGLRASLGLDLPLIQQYLIFLGNLLKLDFGMSLRYDLPALKLILERMPATIQLGGAAMIFSLVIAIPAGIITAVKKGKFSEKVVMSTVILLQSIPVFWVGLLLVLVFSITLKILPTGGVGGPLFIILPAIALGTHLLALVTRLLRSSLGEALDSDYVRTAKAKGLLPKMVVGKHALRNSLLPVVTIIGLEVGALLGGSVVTETVFAWPGVGQLLIQSIYNRDFPLVQAIIIILAGIFVLVNLIVDILYVIIDPRIKYN
- a CDS encoding ABC transporter substrate-binding protein, encoding MLKKSFLFIILMVLTILGACGLEETGQTTETSKEKDTTLIVAQQSDTSTLDPQKQGKMPDMNILINMFDTLITTDSDQQLAPSLAESWEVVDEDTWEFKLREDVIFHNGEKFNAETVKFSIERLLDPATQSPIVELSNVESVEVIDEYIVQLHTAGSDPILPNKLTLFGGVIVPKEYIEENGEEHFAEQPIGTGPFKFVSWKRDNEVVMESFEDYWQGASAIKTLKFRAIPDEANLAAALRAGEIDIATGITPDIMKQLEGNTEINVKSEQGIRTFFISLDTKDPESPLHKKEVRQALNYAVDVDLMIDSVLDGQAKRVTTLIPEENFGYDESITPYEYNPEKARELLNEAGYPDGFDITFDANNLDSNNVQVITAQLKKIGVNVEANLMDGQTFISNIRAEKASPMYYQGNTGWTLDAMSNFQSYIKSDRRYNRWEDDKVDKLIDIEEQSLDSKVRQEAFTELQEIIKEEAPFIFLYQINNLYGIQEGVNWQPNSIGILRMYGASK
- a CDS encoding ABC transporter permease, producing MLSNNKKQRYKLMFMNVPFITLLVFVLIAIFAPIIAPFDPNEQNLLMRFLPPLWLEGAESGYLLGTDHLGRDLLSRILIGSQVSIVVGLCAMFISGVLGTIVGLFAGFYKFVDQVFMRIADIQLAFPTILLALAIIAVVGGSLQNLIIILGVTGWVPYARVVRSEVFSLRTHDFVIAAQTIGVKDGRLLFRHILPNILAPVITIATFQVAAAIIAESSLSFLGLGVPVDTPSWGNILSEGQLYMESSWWISVFPGISIVLVVLAINLLGDRWRDIFNPKSGLN